TACGTTCAAGGTACTGGTTTTGGACgatggcattttcatttttccaATTTAAAGCTGCTTCAGCCTGAGAAATCTCTTTTTGTTGCCCAGAGGGTAAAACAGGGGATTTGACCTTCCATACATGACGGacaccatgagaatcaggaccatagtCGGCAGGACCAGGAAAATTCTGCAGgggagcagaagaagaagaagatcctggGGTATACATGCAACAAGGAGGGACGATTGGAGAGGGTGCATGAATAGGTGGGGGACGTTGACAAACCGGAGGTGGAGGAACATAAAGAGGTTCCAAAGGAGGACCACCGTATTTCACCATAAAGGGATAACGGGCTTCAGTACTCAATGGTCCAACTGTAGGGTCTCCCGACTCATATCTCTCCCGTAGAATAGTCTGGGAAGACTTTCTTTTGGGACGAGAGGAATAAGTTTCGTCAGCAAAGTCTTGGAGACAATCGTCACAATCACAAAGGTCAAAATACTTATGACCAGTGACTGGATCAGAGAAATAGTACACCGGATTtccttgagcatcaaaagatttgacaggaattttttcttgaatcattCTTGTAAACtgagaaggaaaaggagaaggtaATGGTTGTGGGGGAGGAAATCTGATTTCAACCTCACCCTGTGGGGTAAGTGATGAACTGTGGGTCAGTAGACTGAAGGGGTTCAACAGGAGCAGGTTGAGTTGTGGCCATttgttgttcataagccgtaacccaagaCGAAGGAAGGAGACGATAAAGATCATCTCTGGGTATTTTTCTAGGGACATAGGTAAGGCTTGGAACATGGTCCGAGTCCACCGAGAGGAAAAGAGCATCCTCATTTTGGCCTTTTGATAAATCAAAGGCATGATTTTGTAACCGATAAGCCAATTGATAGTGGATAGTTCCTGCTAAAGCCGTAGGAGCCTGTGGAGTACCAGAAATCTGGATCTGGAACTTCAAGGCAGAAGGAAGATGGGGATCTGCTAGGGCTATGTTGAAGTTAGGGTAAAGAGTGAGAAATATAGTTCCTGCGTTCAAGGTGGTCTGAATATTAGCAATGACGGCATGTTCATACCGTAGAAAGCGACTGTCAAGGAGGGCAATCCAGGAGAACACAGGAAGacctttcctgccatggaaagaAAGGGCAAATTTAATTGCACCaaagtggagatgggtataaccctaattttgccaATCAGGAATGAGATTTGTTGGAATCTCCAAAGTAAACAACTGTTCTTTATCAGTGGTAGGGATGTGATATAATTCACACCGGGAGCCTTGAACCTCTGCTAGTTAAAAGGAcattctaggccacgccctattgcaggttacttcgtggttttggttttctggtgacagagaaagaacccttTGAGCGATGGGTCTTCAGGCCAAGGAGTGGTCGTCTtttaccctgtaacggctcgggttgatctgtctctgagaaCTTGAACCTCGGGGGTCCTGATCTGCCTCGACTAGTCATCTTTTTATCTATCTGAGTTTCGTCGGTGGGTTCTGCTGCTCGGATACTAGACTTGCTGCCTTTCTTCTGGTATGTCTCTTTCCCGCCATTCAACCTCTTCCCGAAGCTCTGCTTCgtcgtcctcttcttcttcctctcgatcttcttctttttcttctattgattctGTACGAGTTTGATTACCTCCCTGAAGATCAGATCATCCCTGAGACTCCATCCCCTCTGTTAAACCCTTATACTGtctttccaaagaagaaatctccttcttcttcctggaAGACTCTTATCGCTCCTCGAAGGAAAACCCCGCCTTTGAAAGAGTTGGTAAGGGATTGCACCACTAGCTTTCCTAACCTTTGGGTTCTTGAATCCACCTATTATAGGACTGGTTCCACTcatttttggttatttttatgCTCCTTTCTTAGCCCATGAATTAGCCAAATTCCCTCTCTCCCACTACTGTATATAGGGATCCATGGCAGAGTAGCCTACCTTCTTATGCCAACTAAGCGATAACACTAGGGTTAGTTGCTTCCAGTTAAGGGTGTTACAACATCATTGGTAGACTTCAAGTGTATGATATGTACCACGCTCGTCTAAgggtgagaatatttgttttattatgCTAGGAACCCAATTCCTAAGATATAATATTCTATCTATACTAACTGCTCTCTTACTTATTTCTTATATTGTTTTGTCCGATAGGTAATTTGAAGAACATGTTTGTTCTAAACTGTCTCAGACTCAACTATTTTATATCAAGATACAAACTGATAGAAATCCTACAACGTTCTTATAAGTATTATAGCTAGACCTTcctagaggaaattacactcccctcccctatatgtttcaagtattacactTGGAGCCCCTCTGAAGTTTGAAGTTACAACCGCACCCTATACTATTATCTCTGTTAGAATTTTATGTTAAATGACCCATttacccccttcccctttctttataAAGCACTCTCTTGAGAGCCGATTGAGGGTTCATCAATTTGGAATTCTTGAAGCCGTTGGAGGGAGAGAGGTGCCTAACTCCGATCTCTGATCGAGGGTTCATCAATTGGTCAGATCACCTGAATCGATTGAGGTGCTCATATTGTGAAGGTAAGAACACCTCTTTTTCACCCTTCTTCCACCTGAATCGAATGAGGTTTCCATCCCAATTTACTGATAGAAGAAATACCCACTGGTAGTGATGCTTTTGTCTCTCTCCCACCTCCCTCCCCGGttgaaaactgaaatttttttgacTTAATGAGGCAAATAACCCAACAAGAATCCTCCAAATTGTTTCTCCCATACTAATTTAACAGGAGCTGGACCATTATAAAAATTAAGGATGAGCCACACTCTAGCTCCAATTCAGCTAAAGTGGGGAACGTAAAAAATATCAGTGTCGAATTGGGAGCATTCTTACATGTTGTTCTAAACTGTCTCGGACTCAACTATTTCATATCAATATACAAACTGATAGAAATCCTACAATGTTCTTATACGTATTATAGCTAGACCTTCCTAGAGgtaattacactcccctcccctataaGTTTCAAGTATTACACTTAGACCCCCTCcaaagtttgaaattacaaccGCACCCTATACTGTTAACTCTATTAGAAGTGTGTGTTAAATGACCCATttacccccttcccctttcGTTATAAAACACTCTATTGAGAGCCGATCAAAGTTTCATTAATTTGGAATTCTTGGAGTCATTGGAGGGAGATAGGTGCTTGACTCCGATCTCCGATCGAGGGTTCATCAATTTGTACGATCACCTAAATTGATTGAGGTCATATTATGAAGGTAAGAACACCtctttttccccccttcttcCACCTAAATCGATTGAGGTTTCCATCCCAATTTACTGATAGAAGAAATACCCACTGATAGTGATGCTTTtgtctctctccctcctcaatCCAAGTTAAAAACTCAAATTATTTTGacttaaagaaacaaataaccCAACAAGAATCCTCCAAAATAATTCAGAAAGGAACTATTCCAAAAACTCCGGCAGATTCCATTCAAACAATTGAAAGAAACCCAGCAAAAAATTCTGCAAAAATCCATATTtattgaaagagaaaatgaaaatttcaggtCAATAATTTCACAGACGGTCCAGGAAGACAGCCACGACGAgggaaatgagaaaagaaactgaaattgaagGAAGTAGAAAATGTAAAGTCCGTTTGTATGAGGATGAAAGGGCCTTCAGCCCTGCACATGAacttatgaataaaaaaagctTTTTGCTCATTTAGTTCTGTAGATCTCAGACCAGTCTTTGTGGATTAGAGAGGGATTCTTGCTTAGTGGATTCTACGTGGATTACTGTGGGATTCAGCATAGAATCCGGTGGGATTACTAGTTCATATTCTTATTTTCATCTCTCCATCGATCAGGTTAGTTTTTGGCAACTTTTCTTTATCTTGTGCaagttatttctctctctctctctctgtcatcTTTATTCTAGTCACTTTAATTTCATTCTGTTCTTCTAATTAGTGTCAGGCTTTCAGCCATAGTATATCGTTATTTTctattctgtttttcttgtTCCTTATTCTAGTCTCAGATCTGTTTTAAACCTTAAAATCCCATTGATTTCTAAGAGTCCAACTTCTACTCTGTTCCGATAATTCTCAGTTCGGGTTcagttttctcaattctgatttCAGACAACTGATGAGCTCTCTTATTGCTGTTATTCCATTACATCAGATCTATATCAGATTCTGTTTTGAACCATTTAGAGCAAGCTATCGAATTCTGATTTTCTGTCAGAATTTTAGTTTCATATCTTAAGAAACTAAAATTCTGATAGACCATCAACCGTGACGTTTACactgaaattatcaaaaacagtTGAAACATAATCCTGCccagaaaacaaaaatcaaacagAACCCATAAGAAATCAAAATGCGGTTAACATAAAAACGAAAGTAAAAGAGCGCACACAGCCAAAGAAGggggaggtggggggggggggggggggaagagagtaCACTTGGGAAGGTGTTGCTAGTGTAGGAGATTAGAAGATGAGTCTTCCCAACAGCTCCATCTCCAACCGTAACACACTTGATGAACCTGGAAGTGCCCATCTCATCATTCCTAGCAAGCGCTGAACAAAAATCATGAAACAGgaaactcaaacccacaaccatCCTGATCACCTACAGTCAATTGTTGCCGGCAAGGTGTATGGCGCAGCTGTTGTTGCCGGCGGTCACTCCTACAACAGGTtaaattctttctttctctctctctttatttttttctcctctttctttgtgTGTACTCTTACAGAGGCAACAACCATAGCGACCAGTCTATTCCACAGGGTGGTATCAAGGGTTTTAGCTTCGGCCTCAACGATAGTACGCTCTCGAGCACACGCCTCCGAAGCTAAAGCCCAACAGATTAAAGCAAAGGCACATGACTCTTGTAGAAACAAAGACAAACCCCAGAAGGATAGTAATAAGTTGGGGATATTTTGGGGCTCTTAAAGAAATTGTAATTCACTTAATGGTTCCTCACTCACGGTCGGGGGTGCGGTTGATAGAATCTAGAACTTATATGGGAAAGGAGTGTAATTTCCTTAACCTTCCTATGTTACTTAGAttacttgtcatataatttgcacGACTTCTAAGTAATTGtgagtacttttcatataattacagctcttttaagttattgagtgtacttgtcatatatgaggTTTGCCACGTCAGATCAGATGGTGATCgctcaatcaaaagctcacCAGTCCACATCGGCAAGCATGGCAAACAGCCAACCAATGAGAAGAGCTaccaaccactatataaagaagacttaaactgatttttagggtaagacactcagaacactcagagctttgcctactcacccttctatttttgtaagaatattgacttaggcatcggagccttctttcAGGGGTCACTGTCCAggctagtttcttatctgtAGTTTGTGGGTTCTAACTgagtgggaaacttcatcaatgttttccgaacactcgaagatgagcactttggaaattatcCAAATGACGCTTTTAGACCTCCACATATGTTTTGGCTGAAaatcccaataggtatgtctcttaccaattgctcatataatttcaacacatttaaatatgagtttatatatcggcttctatAGTTTTGTGGGTCATAGTCgttagggatcataacactcaacactctgagctctgcctacgctcccttcaatttttgtcagaatattGACCTAGGCATTGGagccttcttcctggggtcacccttcgagctagtttcttatctgtgaTTTGCAGGTTATAACTGAgcaggaaacttcatcaacactAGCCAAACACTAGAAAgatgagcactttgaaaattagccgaACGGTGCTTTCAGCTCCCCACATCTGTCTTGCCCGATATCATAATAGATATATCCCTTACCGATTACTAATACAATTTAAATACATTTATATTTAAGTTTACACATCgacttcttttgttttgtggCTCTTAGTCGTCAGGGATTATATACCTACACACACTTGGTCAATATGAGATTAGTTTGGCCAAAATTCTCAAATATTGATGTTTCATAGGAAATTTTACTCTTTGGAGTCGGACGTAGCGAAATGATGCCCAAACTCAATATATAGTTGAACTTTCCTtgtaattgtaattttcttattgataacTTACAATCTATAGAAAAGGTTTGAACAAAACATATTGGAGCTTGTAATTACTGAGAGCCAGTACAACACCTAATATAAAAGGGCATCACATGGAGAATGCTAATTAATTTTTTCACAATTTAAATGCAgcagaaagttttttttttttttaatactaattCATACATTCATTACTTATCCCTCTTGGTCCTATCATACTTCCCtcataacatcctcatctctgggtaccagagatgaggatgttactTGCGATCCTCAACTttgggtgtagcagagatgacgATGTTATGTGCGATATGCGGCAAAACCAGGagggataaattaaggaatgattgCATGAGAAACTAAGTGGTGGTCACACCGACTCGAGACAAGCTCCGTGAGAGCCAGTTGAGGTGGAATGGTCATATTCCACGGATACTTATATAAGCCTCAATATGGAAAAATGACCAAATGCAATTAACGGGTTCCAAAAGAGGCAGGGGCAAACCTAGAATTACTGTCAACAAGTGGTAaggacatatatacatatggcAAGGAAAATTAGCAGATGGATGATGTGCAAATTGGTTGGTATCAGGTTGGACACAAACTTGCAATgttcttataagtattattACTAGACCTTCTTAAGTTACTGAGATTACTTTTCATATGATTTGCGTATATTTTAAGTTACTGAGAGTACTTTCCATATAATTTGTagctcttttaagttattgagtgtACTTATCATATTTGAGATCTGCCACTTCAGTCACAATAGTGATCGCTAgatcaaaagctcacgagtccACACCAACAAGGATAGCAACTAGCCAACCAATGGGAAGAGACACGTACCacgatataaagaagatttaaacatattttaaggtatgacactcagaacactcagataTTTGCCTACTAtcccttccatttttatcaaaacactgacttaggcattggagcctTCTTCTTAGGGTCACCCTCTGGGCTTgttttttatctgtggtttgcaggttctattaAGTGggaaatttcagtaacattagccaaacactcATCGACGagaactttaaaaattagccaaATAACTCTTCCAGGTATCTCCTTGTCCCAAGGGTCATTTCACATATCTCAAAATCACCAATTTCATGAGTTAAAACAACTAGCAGCCTAACCTAGTTGTGTGCAGCATCAACTCTGTACAGCCAGGTAGTAACAATTTTCCAAGCTTGAATCAGCTTGAGTTTGTAGCAATTTCAATCCTAAGAACATCTGAACTTCTAGACCGCAGCTTCGCTAAGCTCCATGTGCTTGAAATACTATACTCAGTCATGATTAATAGCAGGACAGCAGATAATTCCAAAGATGGGCAGCAACCACCTTCTTGTACAATAATTTCCTTATAGCTTGTATCAGTAACAGCCTTTTTCTGCAGTAAGAGGCTTCATCATTAAGCCTTTGCTTGCACCAACAACCAGCAGCAGCAGATGTAGGTGCAGCAATAGCAATAGGGGTTGTAGCTGCAGTCCAACAACCAGCAGCAGTAGTTTCAATAGGGGCAACAGCTGCAATCCATGTTCAACTGtccccctctccttctttttcatcttcttaCTGTTCCACCGTAGTATACAGCAGAATAATGGAACAACAGAGGCAGTATTGGGCTTTTAAGGCTCAGTCCTAAGGGTCGTTAGGGCCCATTTGGCAAAACTAGTAGCAATATGGGCAGCTGCAGCAGTCCAACAACCAGCAGTAGTAGATAAAGGTGcagcagtagcaataggggcaACAGCTGCAGTCCATGTGCAACAacccccctctccttctccttctccttctccttctccttcgtactattccaccacagtatacagcagaataatggaataacagagggggttttgggctttaaggttcagccctaagggtccTTAAGGCTTGTTCGGCTGAACTAGTCCAACTACAAAATTAGTTCTAAATTTTAATTCGAAAAACTAATTCTGAAACATAAATTATATAAGATTTAATTCCTTTTAATAAACCCCACCGAATATTgacttattaatttggatttggtccGCATGATGACCTCTACATGTTAGGTAAGTGCGATGCCTGTGGGTGTAGGGCCTAGGCATGTGGACCCCAGCAAAAAGTTCTAATTTTTTCAGCATTCTGCCAGCCGAACTGGATGGCCAGTTGGCAGTAGGGCATCCCACCAGTTTTCCAATATTTGCACCACTAGCTGTCCTAACCTTTGGGTTCTCGAATCCACCTATTATAGGACTGGTTCCACCCATTTCGATCAGGTTAGTTATTGGCAACTTTTCTTTACCCTGTGCaagttatttctctctctctctctgtcttctTTATTCTAGTCGctttaatttcattttgttCTTCTAATTATTGTCAGGCTTTCAGCCCTagtttatcatttttttctattctgtttttcatGTTCCTTATTCTAGTCTCAGATCTATTTTAAACCTTAAAATCCCATT
This DNA window, taken from Macadamia integrifolia cultivar HAES 741 unplaced genomic scaffold, SCU_Mint_v3 scaffold1423, whole genome shotgun sequence, encodes the following:
- the LOC122063684 gene encoding rho-related GTP-binding protein RhoJ-like codes for the protein MVVGLSFLFHDFCSALARNDEMGTSRFIKCVTVGDGAVGKTHLLISYTSNTFPSDLHTRNTIGGGCEKNGLYYLNNGCPISSDVATAIGDVTPFQ